The region TgtccaccgccgcggcgccgccggcaacCTCGCTgctccggccggcggcggtgaccacCACGGGCAACAGGGTGCACCTCAAGAACCTCGAGCATCTCTTCCGGAAccgcggcgccgtcgagggtggcagcggcgcggcTGCTGTGACGCCGGTGACGAAGACGAGGCAGCAGGCGCCGCTGCTGCGCCTGCCGTCGTTTCTtgggagggggaagggggagTGTAAGGAGGAGCAGCCCCACGtgtcgccgaggaggctcgAGCGCGTGCTCCTCCCGGCGGCGCCCGAcgggccgtcgccgcgcgggAACATCGCGGCGACGTGGAGGCAGCTCCACGGCGAGCGCGACTGGCGCGGGCTGCTCGACCCGCTGCATCCGGACCTCCGCCGGGAGATCGTCCGCTACGGCGAGTTCGTCGACGCCGCGTACGGCGCCTTCCTCTCACGCCCCGACGCCGCGCCGGGAGACCGCGTGCGCGTCCCGCTGCAGGACGGCGCCTACCGCGTCACGGCGCCGCTCTTCGCGACCTCGTCGGTGGGGCTCCCCACCTggctcgcctccgccgcgccgtgcgcCGGCCAGCGCACGAGCCTCGTCGGCTACGTCGCTGTGTGCGACAACCCCGCCGAGGTCCGCCGCATGGGGCGCCGCGACATCGTCATCGCGCTCCGCGGCACCTGCACCGTCCTTGAGTGGGCCGAGAACGTCCGCGCCGGCCTCGTCCcagccacctccgccgccgactcgCCCGACGCGGACGCGACCACCCCGAAGGTGGAATGCGGGTTCTGGAACCTCTGCaagaccggcggcggcgacggctcgccTAGCTTGTCGGAGATGGTCGTGTCCGAGGTGCGCCGGCTGCTGACAAAGTACGAAGGGGAGGAGGTGAGCATCACGGTGACCGGGCACAGCCTGGGCGCCGCTCTGGCCGTCCTCAtcgccgacgagctcgccggcctccccgcgccggcgccggcgcccgtgGCCGTCTTCTCCTTCGGCGGGCCGCGCGTCGGCGACCGCGCGTTCGCGTCGCGCGTGGAGGcccgcggcgcgcgcgtgctCCGCGTCGTGAACGCGCACGACGTCGTGCCGCGGTTCCCGCCCCGGCTGCCGGCGATGCCCGGGCGGTACGCCGACGTCGGGCGCGAGCTCCGCCTCGACAGCCGCGCGTCGCCGTACCTCCggcccgacgccgacgcggcgtGCTGCCACGACCTGGAGGCGTACATCCACCTCGTCGACGGCTTCCTCGGCTCGCATTGCCCCTTCCGCGCCAACGCCAAGCGGAGCATCCTCCGGCTGCTCCAGAACCAGGGCGGCAACGTCAAGCAGCTCTACATCAGCAAGGCCATGGACATGCGCATCCgcctcgacggcgccgccgacatccccgccgcctcgccgctcTCCCGCGTCGACGTGCTGGAGTGCGTGCACTGACCACGGCGCCGGCCATGTCGGCGGTCAAGAAATATTGGAGTTTGACTTTGgaaaattttagtttcttttttttgttttttttttaattttagtgttGTTTGGTCTCAACCTCTTATACCAAGTAGTACAAAAATGAGAGGTGTTGTTGTGTAGAAATACCTAACATGAAAAACTTCTTACCGTACATAGAggaatattattatttattgattCATTGACacaagaggaagaaaaaaggATGTGCTTCTTGTCTGTTATCTTTGTTATTTGGTCAAAATAAGTGATGTGTTTAACATTAGGGTTCATACTATTTAACATTGGGGATAACAAGTC is a window of Oryza brachyantha chromosome 8, ObraRS2, whole genome shotgun sequence DNA encoding:
- the LOC121055137 gene encoding phospholipase A1-Ibeta2, chloroplastic-like; this translates as MSTAAAPPATSLLRPAAVTTTGNRVHLKNLEHLFRNRGAVEGGSGAAAVTPVTKTRQQAPLLRLPSFLGRGKGECKEEQPHVSPRRLERVLLPAAPDGPSPRGNIAATWRQLHGERDWRGLLDPLHPDLRREIVRYGEFVDAAYGAFLSRPDAAPGDRVRVPLQDGAYRVTAPLFATSSVGLPTWLASAAPCAGQRTSLVGYVAVCDNPAEVRRMGRRDIVIALRGTCTVLEWAENVRAGLVPATSAADSPDADATTPKVECGFWNLCKTGGGDGSPSLSEMVVSEVRRLLTKYEGEEVSITVTGHSLGAALAVLIADELAGLPAPAPAPVAVFSFGGPRVGDRAFASRVEARGARVLRVVNAHDVVPRFPPRLPAMPGRYADVGRELRLDSRASPYLRPDADAACCHDLEAYIHLVDGFLGSHCPFRANAKRSILRLLQNQGGNVKQLYISKAMDMRIRLDGAADIPAASPLSRVDVLECVH